One genomic window of Solanum dulcamara chromosome 10, daSolDulc1.2, whole genome shotgun sequence includes the following:
- the LOC129870001 gene encoding CASP-like protein PIMP1, which yields MGCLAIVNLLLRVVSFVCLATCVTILTTSSSEMSVASIFHGDVEVKYRFTDFYAYRYMLACSGAGFVYSLIQTAIAIIQAKTGDYICDKLTHFDVYADKIMSIIVGTGAAAGFGLTVDLNRLPNRAMVTVDFLNKENAAASFCLAGFACNVISSFISFKIFKDDYLYGC from the exons ATGGGTTGTTTGGCAATTGTCAATCTCTTGTTAAGAGTTGTTTCATTTGTTTGTTTAGCAACTTGTGTCACAATTCTTACAACTTCTTCTTCTGAAATGTCTGTTGCTTCAATATTTCATGGTGATGTTGAAGTCAAGTACAGGTTTACTGATTTCTATGCTTATCG ATACATGCTTGCTTGTTCTGGTGCTGGATTTGTATATTCCCTTATACAAACTGCAATTGCAATAATCCAAGCCAAGACTGGAGATTATATTTGTGATAAACTTACTCACTTTGATGTATATGCTGACAAG ATAATGTCGATCATAGTGGGTACGGGTGCAGCAGCTGGATTTGGATTAACGGTGGATTTGAATCGATTGCCTAATCGTGCCATGGTGACCGTTGATTTTCTTAACAAAGAAAATGCAGCAGCTAGTTTTTGTCTTGCGGGATTTGCATGCAACGtgatttcatcttttatttcatttaaaatatttaaggatGATTATTTGTATGGTTGTTAG
- the LOC129870904 gene encoding CASP-like protein PIMP1, with protein sequence MAQPPLTPPTTSTIIPPFVGLIVRILTFICLLISLIVISTNTHTTFDDYGDEYKTKFNDFIAYRYLISTVVIGLAYTLLQTAFSISFVTTGNRLGGEGFCVFDFYGDKFISYFLVTGAAASFGMTQEIKRLAGNDNKFLNTSNAAASLCLLGFFFAAASSIFSSYNLPKRV encoded by the exons ATGGCACAACCACCATTAACACCACCAACCACTAGTACTATTATTCCACCATTCGTCGGCCTCATCGTGAGGATTCTTACGTTCATTTGCTTGTTGATTTCACTCATCGTGATTTCCACCAACACTCATACGACTTTTGATGATTATGGTGATGAATACAAAACTAAGTTCAATGACTTTATCGCTTACAG aTATTTGATTTCTACTGTGGTTATTGGACTGGCATATACTCTTCTCCAAACTGCATTTTCAATTTCCTTTGTGACAACTGGAAATCGTCTTGGTGGTGAGGGATTTTGTGTATTTGACTTTTATGGTGATaag TTTATTTCCTACTTCCTTGTTACTGGAGCAGCAGCAAGTTTTGGGATGACACAAGAAATAAAGAGACTTGCAGGCAATGATAATAAATTTCTCAACACTTCAAATGCTGCAGCCAGTCTTTGCCTTTTGGGATTCTTTTTTGCTGCTGCTTCATCTATTTTCTCTTCTTATAATCTTCCCAAgagagtttga
- the LOC129871230 gene encoding CASP-like protein PIMP1 yields MAPPSLSSTTIVPPFVGLIVRVLTLVCLLISLIVIATNTHTTSLNFVDIKTKSTDFYAYRYLISSVVIGMAYTLLQTAFSIFFVTTGNRLGGEGLCLFDFYGDKFISYFLATGAAASFGMTQELKRISDLDKFLNTSNAAASLCLFGFFFAAASSIFSSYNLPKRA; encoded by the exons ATGGCACCACCATCACTATCATCAACCACCATTGTTCCGCCATTTGTCGGCCTCATCGTGAGAGTTCTTACGTTGGTTTGCTTGTTGATTTCACTCATAGTGATCGCCACCAACACTCATACTACTAGTCTCAATTTTGTTGATATCAAAACCAAGTCTACGGATTTTTATGCTTACAG ATACTTGATTTCTAGTGTGGTAATTGGAATGGCATATACTCTTCTCCAAACTGcattttcaattttctttgtgACCACTGGAAATCGACTAGGTGGTGAGGGTCTCTGTCTATTTGACTTCTATGGTGACAAG TTTATTTCCTACTTCCTTGCAACTGGAGCAGCAGCAAGTTTTGGGATGACACAAGAATTGAAGAGAATTTCAGATCTTGATAAATTTCTTAACACTTCAAATGCTGCAGCCAGTCTTTGCCTTTTTGGATTCTTTTTTGCTGCTGCTTCATCTATTTTCTCTTCTTATAATCTTCCCAAAAGAGCttga